A genomic window from Deltaproteobacteria bacterium includes:
- a CDS encoding acyl-CoA desaturase: MSGLPVNLSDSQIAEFGRQMDRIKYEVTRSLGDDDARYIRRLIKIQRLMLVAGRLMIYASLPFLPMAGLAVGSWVVFASVISLGIVALAVAKILENMEIGHNILHAQWDWMRDPQINSTTWEWDTHCVAEHWKQTHNVVHHTWTNVLGKDHDVGYGFLRVDAAQPWRPRHLIQPFFNVVLMVFFEWLLSMQSWRIEDVAEGRTTLAQMRPTIRTTLRKMLRQGLKDYVLFPLLAGPFFPVVAAANFVATVMRSIWSNMVIFCGHFPTGSYLFTEEQVENETRAEWYMRQMLGSSNFSGGRLMTIISGSLNYQIEHHLFPDMPSNRYPQVAPQVRALAAEYGLPYNTGTLLGQYWKTTAKIWRLALPGQAAPTEIRKQVSKAA; encoded by the coding sequence ATGTCAGGTCTACCTGTAAACCTCAGTGATAGTCAGATAGCGGAATTCGGCCGTCAGATGGATCGCATCAAGTACGAAGTGACGCGTAGCCTTGGTGATGATGATGCAAGATATATAAGGCGCCTCATTAAAATACAGCGTCTGATGCTCGTGGCAGGAAGATTGATGATATACGCCAGTTTACCATTTTTGCCGATGGCGGGATTAGCCGTTGGGTCCTGGGTAGTGTTTGCAAGCGTCATATCGCTCGGAATCGTGGCGTTGGCGGTGGCGAAAATTCTTGAAAATATGGAAATAGGACACAACATCTTGCATGCGCAGTGGGACTGGATGCGCGATCCTCAGATCAATTCCACTACTTGGGAGTGGGATACACACTGTGTTGCCGAACATTGGAAACAGACACATAATGTGGTGCATCATACCTGGACAAATGTACTCGGGAAAGATCACGACGTCGGGTATGGATTTCTGCGTGTTGACGCTGCGCAGCCGTGGCGTCCACGTCACCTGATACAGCCATTTTTCAACGTCGTACTAATGGTTTTTTTTGAATGGCTTTTATCGATGCAAAGTTGGCGTATTGAAGATGTCGCCGAAGGGAGAACGACCCTGGCACAGATGAGGCCAACCATTAGAACGACGCTGCGCAAAATGTTGCGTCAAGGTCTCAAGGATTATGTTCTTTTTCCATTGCTCGCAGGACCGTTCTTTCCAGTTGTCGCAGCAGCGAACTTCGTGGCTACCGTGATGCGTAGTATATGGTCCAACATGGTTATTTTTTGTGGTCACTTTCCTACTGGTTCTTACCTCTTTACCGAGGAACAGGTGGAGAACGAGACTCGCGCTGAGTGGTATATGCGCCAGATGCTTGGCTCAAGCAACTTCAGTGGTGGGCGTCTCATGACGATCATATCGGGGTCGCTGAATTACCAAATTGAACATCATCTGTTTCCTGACATGCCCAGTAATCGCTATCCCCAAGTGGCACCGCAAGTGCGGGCCTTGGCAGCAGAGTACGGACTTCCCTACAATACGGGCACTCTACTTGGGCAGTACTGGAAGACGACTGCGAAAATTTGGCGCTTGGCTTTGCCCGGTCAGGCAGCGCCGACTGAGATAAGAAAACAGGTTAGCAAGGCGGCTTGA
- a CDS encoding DNA alkylation repair protein, producing the protein MQKRYLQLERDLKNLADAGQKNILQTFFKTGPGQYAAEDIFLGVTVPQQRKLIKNYLDLTIAEMKSLLRSPYHECRMSALLILVAQFKREDLPYRLKAYTLYLRSTRHINNWDLVDATAPHIVGAYLRTSDKSPMPVLGKLAASSWLWDRRIAVVSTLNYIKSGDPRPTLALARKLMNDDHDLMQKAIGWMLREVGKHCSLNALETYLEAYGAVMPRTTLRYAIERLPETRKRYFMSLRKKSDKIGRNR; encoded by the coding sequence ATGCAAAAACGCTACCTACAGCTTGAGCGTGATCTAAAGAACTTAGCCGACGCAGGCCAAAAGAATATCCTGCAAACCTTTTTTAAGACTGGTCCCGGTCAGTACGCTGCAGAAGATATTTTTCTCGGTGTCACAGTGCCCCAACAGCGCAAACTTATCAAAAATTATTTGGACCTCACCATAGCAGAGATGAAATCGCTGCTTAGATCTCCCTACCATGAATGTCGGATGTCGGCCCTGCTCATACTTGTTGCCCAATTTAAACGTGAAGATCTCCCCTATAGGTTGAAGGCTTATACCTTGTATCTGCGCAGTACCCGACACATCAACAACTGGGACTTAGTTGATGCGACCGCCCCGCACATTGTCGGCGCATACCTCAGAACGTCAGACAAAAGCCCGATGCCCGTACTAGGCAAGCTAGCCGCATCGTCCTGGCTTTGGGATCGGCGTATAGCCGTGGTTTCAACCCTAAACTACATCAAATCCGGCGACCCGCGCCCTACCCTAGCCTTGGCCAGGAAGCTGATGAATGACGACCATGATCTCATGCAAAAGGCGATTGGTTGGATGCTGCGCGAAGTCGGCAAACATTGTTCCCTAAACGCCTTAGAGACCTACCTAGAAGCCTATGGAGCCGTGATGCCGCGTACGACGCTTAGGTACGCGATTGAACGCTTGCCTGAGACACGAAAACGCTACTTCATGTCACTAAGAAAAAAATCCGACAAGATTGGACGCAACAGGTAA
- a CDS encoding AbrB/MazE/SpoVT family DNA-binding domain-containing protein, with translation MSETTKLRKVGNSAGVSLPKQVIEALQLHLGEELQLTIRGDCLIIRKVQTLKDLLASVPENETSEEWKTGHATGQEVIDDE, from the coding sequence ATGAGTGAAACAACGAAGTTAAGAAAAGTCGGCAACTCAGCGGGCGTCAGTCTACCCAAACAGGTGATCGAAGCGCTTCAGCTGCATCTGGGCGAAGAGTTGCAGCTTACCATTCGAGGGGACTGCCTGATCATTCGCAAAGTTCAAACTCTGAAAGATCTACTGGCATCCGTACCAGAGAATGAGACGAGCGAAGAATGGAAGACAGGACATGCGACGGGCCAAGAGGTGATCGACGATGAGTAA
- a CDS encoding transcription elongation factor GreAB, which yields MSLDLKNSLLRQITEHLDGELMALRTVAAAAHDAATHAENRPENKYDTRGLEASYLAGAQEARASQLQATSELIKSITPRPFLNEDAVGLTALVKLSTEDVATWYFILQVAGGYTLHSDHDSLIGTIMSITPQTPLGRAIIGKRVGDEITLRTNKGEKHYELSQLL from the coding sequence TTGAGCCTGGACCTGAAAAACTCCCTACTCAGACAAATTACGGAGCATTTGGATGGGGAACTCATGGCGCTCCGCACAGTCGCCGCCGCAGCGCACGATGCAGCAACACATGCCGAAAACAGGCCAGAAAACAAATATGATACGCGCGGCCTGGAGGCTTCCTATCTGGCCGGGGCTCAAGAGGCACGTGCCTCGCAGCTGCAAGCCACATCAGAACTTATAAAATCGATAACTCCGCGTCCTTTTTTAAACGAGGATGCAGTCGGCCTGACTGCGCTAGTCAAGCTGAGCACAGAAGACGTCGCAACCTGGTACTTTATCTTACAGGTTGCCGGCGGTTACACGCTCCATAGTGACCACGATTCACTAATTGGTACGATCATGTCGATTACACCACAGACACCTCTGGGACGCGCTATAATCGGCAAGCGCGTTGGCGACGAAATCACTCTGCGCACCAATAAGGGTGAAAAACACTACGAACTTAGCCAGCTCCTCTAG
- a CDS encoding methyltransferase domain-containing protein: MNRRHFITAQKADDRTFRDLLEQIKLGDEIHDKEFDRFLHSEARAYSKTYWTPIAVARRAAELLVEGPQTRILDVGSGAGKFCLIAALTTKAHYTGIEKNSKLVTMAKTMAQRCGLSHVSFICGDALAADWRQWNAYYLFNPFAAAFESNTKSIHAHAIAGDRHTAMVNLAMDKLEQTPSGTKAAIYWGMGDHLPPSWAHDYSEPFGSGSLELWIKR, translated from the coding sequence ATGAATCGGCGACATTTCATTACGGCGCAAAAGGCTGACGATCGCACATTTAGAGATCTGCTCGAGCAGATCAAGTTGGGAGACGAGATTCATGACAAAGAGTTTGATCGTTTTCTCCACAGTGAGGCTCGTGCTTACTCGAAGACTTATTGGACTCCGATAGCCGTGGCACGCCGTGCCGCAGAACTTTTGGTTGAGGGACCTCAGACACGCATATTAGACGTCGGCTCAGGCGCTGGGAAATTTTGTCTGATCGCTGCTCTTACAACTAAAGCCCACTACACTGGCATCGAGAAAAACTCCAAGTTAGTAACTATGGCAAAGACCATGGCCCAGCGCTGCGGCTTGTCTCACGTATCTTTTATTTGCGGCGACGCATTAGCGGCGGACTGGCGCCAGTGGAACGCTTATTATCTATTTAATCCGTTCGCTGCCGCATTTGAATCCAACACCAAAAGTATCCATGCACACGCCATTGCTGGGGACCGCCACACCGCTATGGTCAACCTAGCCATGGATAAATTAGAGCAGACCCCGTCAGGAACTAAAGCCGCAATTTACTGGGGCATGGGCGACCACCTGCCACCGTCTTGGGCCCATGATTATAGCGAGCCTTTTGGCAGTGGTAGCCTGGAACTCTGGATTAAGCGGTAG
- a CDS encoding DEAD/DEAH box helicase, translating to MTYFSDFRLLSTLQASLAEQGLKATTEIQSRVLPVLLAGTSVVGVSETGSGKTLAYILPVLHQLKTLENDGDKITKDSRPRAVVIVPTRELGEQVARNFKPFTHSTRIRVRSLLGGSTLEVAKKNIQGPFEVLVATPGRLIKLLDRGLLSLGDVRVLVFDEADQMLDQGFLPDAKKIAAACPSGKQLVMFSATVSAEVQTLMKTLFTDATVIRTSGSNQVVATLTTCNKLVSDSDRFSLLESVLRENVSGGTMIFTNTRKQCDLLAAELAKVQRNCVVYRGSMDKVERRANLKAFRTGQIGLLISTDLASRGLDVEHVGRVINYHMPYQMDNYLHRAGRTARAGRRGLVINFVGERDKVLIEQLKTTKNHQ from the coding sequence ATGACTTACTTTTCAGACTTTCGCCTGCTTTCCACCCTACAGGCCTCGTTAGCAGAACAGGGACTCAAGGCAACAACCGAAATCCAGAGCCGCGTGCTGCCGGTCCTACTCGCTGGCACATCAGTAGTCGGCGTATCGGAGACTGGCAGCGGTAAAACGCTGGCCTACATTCTGCCAGTTTTGCATCAGTTGAAGACCCTTGAAAACGACGGCGATAAAATCACCAAAGACAGCCGTCCGCGCGCCGTAGTGATCGTACCAACTCGTGAATTAGGTGAACAGGTTGCACGTAACTTCAAACCATTCACACACTCGACCCGGATTCGCGTACGGAGCCTGCTTGGCGGCAGTACCCTCGAGGTCGCCAAGAAGAATATCCAAGGTCCATTTGAAGTCCTAGTTGCCACCCCCGGACGCCTGATCAAACTGCTCGATCGTGGCCTACTGAGTCTAGGCGACGTCCGCGTTTTGGTATTTGATGAAGCCGATCAAATGCTGGATCAAGGATTTTTGCCCGATGCAAAAAAGATTGCGGCCGCATGTCCCTCGGGAAAACAGCTTGTCATGTTTTCGGCCACCGTGTCTGCTGAAGTGCAGACACTCATGAAGACCCTATTTACCGATGCAACGGTGATTCGCACTAGCGGCAGCAACCAAGTAGTTGCGACATTGACTACGTGCAATAAACTAGTATCTGACAGCGATCGATTTAGTTTACTCGAATCCGTCCTGCGTGAAAACGTGAGTGGCGGCACCATGATCTTCACCAATACCCGCAAACAGTGCGACTTACTTGCGGCAGAGTTGGCGAAAGTGCAACGCAACTGTGTTGTTTATCGCGGTTCCATGGATAAAGTCGAGCGCCGTGCCAATCTCAAGGCATTCCGCACGGGCCAAATAGGCCTACTCATTTCAACGGACCTGGCTTCCCGTGGCCTTGATGTGGAACACGTTGGACGAGTCATCAATTACCACATGCCTTACCAGATGGATAACTACCTGCACCGCGCAGGACGTACTGCTAGAGCTGGACGACGAGGGCTGGTGATCAATTTTGTTGGGGAACGAGACAAAGTTTTGATCGAGCAACTAAAGACAACAAAAAATCACCAATAG
- a CDS encoding Fic family protein, whose protein sequence is MKSFEDDFLQRHPINQTLIKTIRLLGEFRGKEDLFRVQSPQTLETLRQNAVIQSTESSNRIEGVVLQDYRQLKALVESKIQPITRPQQEIAGYRDVLQTIHDSHADIPHTARIVLQLHRDLFKYTAAPGGTWKNTDNAITETAADGTRTVRFQPVSAWQTPSAMEALHEQFRRALEPPNSVEPLIALGAYILDFLCIHPFLDGNGRIARLLTLLMLYQAGFNVGRYSSLEKVVEDTKDGYYDALYKSSQGWHDGKHDLTPWLEYFLGVMLLTAYREFENRVGSVETAKGAKAAIVIAAIERLPVRFTIGDVAKKCPTVGIDHVRKILRAERDAGRLVAEGRGPNAGWVKKSE, encoded by the coding sequence GTGAAGTCTTTCGAGGACGATTTTCTACAGAGACACCCCATCAACCAGACGCTCATTAAGACCATTCGGCTGCTCGGAGAGTTTCGTGGCAAAGAGGACCTTTTCCGTGTCCAATCACCGCAGACCCTCGAAACCCTGAGACAAAATGCAGTGATCCAAAGTACCGAGTCTTCCAACCGAATTGAGGGGGTCGTTCTTCAAGACTATCGGCAGCTGAAAGCGCTGGTTGAAAGCAAGATTCAACCGATCACACGGCCGCAGCAGGAGATTGCTGGCTACAGGGACGTGCTGCAAACGATTCACGATTCACACGCCGATATTCCCCATACAGCTCGAATCGTGCTGCAACTCCACCGCGATCTGTTCAAATACACAGCTGCCCCAGGCGGAACCTGGAAAAACACCGACAACGCCATCACTGAAACTGCTGCCGACGGCACAAGGACGGTGCGTTTTCAGCCTGTGTCAGCCTGGCAGACGCCAAGCGCCATGGAAGCGCTGCACGAGCAATTTCGTCGCGCTTTGGAACCACCGAACTCGGTCGAGCCCCTTATCGCGCTCGGCGCCTATATCCTCGACTTTCTCTGCATTCATCCCTTCCTGGACGGAAATGGGAGGATTGCGCGCCTCTTGACATTGCTGATGCTCTATCAAGCCGGTTTCAATGTCGGACGATACAGCAGCCTCGAGAAAGTCGTCGAAGATACCAAGGATGGATATTACGACGCATTATACAAGTCGTCACAGGGCTGGCACGACGGGAAGCACGACCTGACGCCGTGGCTCGAATATTTTCTTGGCGTCATGCTGCTCACAGCTTACCGAGAATTTGAGAACCGCGTCGGATCGGTTGAAACCGCCAAGGGTGCTAAGGCAGCAATCGTCATAGCCGCCATTGAGAGACTTCCAGTGAGGTTTACAATCGGTGATGTTGCGAAGAAATGCCCCACCGTCGGCATCGACCACGTTAGGAAGATCCTGCGCGCCGAACGCGATGCAGGCAGACTCGTAGCAGAAGGACGCGGACCTAACGCGGGATGGGTTAAAAAGAGCGAGTAG
- a CDS encoding alpha/beta hydrolase: MLVVIYFGGFIGCEKMFDVDATPVGSKIDSLQKSTNPTVLPGSYKEQVLYMTCYTVDPDSIRVVESIAPNKPFKISIADFASRVDALRQSTEIATISVIGHSYGGWAAMKFISLLSASWNFEGLITIDPISRVTCTPEAFVSQVFNRAPGCVDSPKDFDDTTMRYIAQLAKKWQNFYQAKDPWLRSAPISGAENILVNFDGAADKAHVGILDTPQLIAGVKSLVSR, from the coding sequence ATGCTTGTAGTCATTTACTTCGGGGGATTTATCGGCTGTGAAAAGATGTTTGATGTCGATGCCACACCTGTTGGTAGCAAGATAGATAGTTTGCAGAAAAGTACTAACCCGACAGTGTTGCCCGGAAGTTATAAGGAGCAGGTGCTCTACATGACTTGCTATACCGTGGACCCTGATTCCATCCGGGTAGTTGAATCCATCGCTCCGAATAAACCATTCAAGATATCGATTGCTGACTTTGCAAGTAGGGTGGATGCTTTACGCCAATCGACTGAAATTGCGACTATATCCGTCATCGGTCATTCCTATGGGGGCTGGGCGGCCATGAAATTTATTAGTCTGCTGTCTGCTAGTTGGAATTTCGAAGGACTGATTACCATCGATCCAATCAGTCGCGTCACCTGCACGCCTGAAGCTTTTGTCAGCCAGGTCTTCAATCGAGCTCCTGGATGTGTCGACTCTCCCAAGGACTTTGACGATACAACCATGCGCTACATCGCGCAGCTGGCAAAAAAGTGGCAAAATTTCTATCAGGCCAAAGATCCGTGGTTGCGATCGGCGCCGATCAGTGGCGCTGAGAATATCCTTGTAAATTTTGACGGTGCTGCCGATAAAGCGCACGTCGGCATTCTCGACACACCACAGCTCATTGCGGGCGTAAAGTCACTGGTTAGCCGGTGA
- a CDS encoding DUF1622 domain-containing protein, producing the protein MSEIWLHDAVFFLLRLVEAAAALVIFLGAAIGFFKFLVGILGRRSAGSFTAVRLDLGRFLALGLEFQLASDLLRTAVAPSFEEIGKLAAVAAIRTALNFFLSREIAAEREEVAHESSPTV; encoded by the coding sequence ATGAGCGAAATCTGGTTACATGATGCAGTATTCTTTCTCTTGCGCCTTGTTGAGGCTGCAGCTGCGCTTGTCATATTTCTCGGTGCAGCCATCGGTTTTTTTAAATTCCTTGTTGGGATTCTGGGGCGGAGATCGGCGGGTAGTTTTACCGCCGTAAGGCTCGATCTCGGCCGATTTCTAGCGCTAGGACTTGAATTTCAGTTGGCCTCGGATCTACTCCGAACCGCTGTGGCTCCGTCTTTTGAGGAAATTGGTAAACTGGCAGCCGTGGCCGCGATCCGTACGGCGCTCAACTTCTTTCTGAGCCGCGAAATCGCTGCCGAACGAGAAGAAGTAGCACACGAAAGTTCACCCACAGTATGA
- a CDS encoding type II toxin-antitoxin system PemK/MazF family toxin — protein sequence MSKKKPVYHPERGDICYLDMDPILGVEQDKRRPVLVLSDGEFNRKLGLAFFCPITSTPPRHGFHIKLTNHMMTKGVVIIEQLKSLDYVVRHASFVERASDEVTVAASAILLQIIK from the coding sequence ATGAGTAAAAAGAAACCTGTTTACCATCCAGAACGAGGTGATATCTGCTATCTGGATATGGATCCCATCCTAGGTGTTGAGCAAGATAAAAGACGACCAGTTCTTGTGTTGTCTGACGGTGAATTCAATCGCAAACTTGGACTTGCCTTTTTCTGTCCCATTACATCGACGCCACCCCGACACGGATTTCATATTAAGCTCACCAATCACATGATGACTAAAGGTGTTGTCATTATCGAGCAGCTTAAAAGTCTGGACTATGTTGTGCGCCATGCATCTTTTGTTGAGCGAGCTTCTGATGAGGTTACTGTCGCAGCAAGCGCAATTCTCCTACAAATAATAAAATAA